In the genome of Geotrypetes seraphini chromosome 16, aGeoSer1.1, whole genome shotgun sequence, one region contains:
- the LOC117350234 gene encoding secretory carrier-associated membrane protein 3 isoform X7, producing the protein MAERDLNPFVEPEGMENPFQDPSVMEQKPSSQYATLDVYNPFDSQGERRDMQQPPPPYQPPTNMPQPPTETVQPPRKPSANEPKNYGSYGSQEATAAATADLLRKQEELNRKAAELDRRERELQSATLGNAAVRQNNWPPLPSFCPIQPCFYQDISVEIPQEFQKTVFTMYYLWTFSAATLFLNFLASLAWFCVDSSMGSSFGLSILWALLFTPCSFVCWYRPLYKAVRSDSSFNFFVFFFIFFVQDIIYVLQTIGIPGWGFSGWIASLAAIKKNLAVAIIMMIVALFFTATSVLGIVMLKRIHSMYRRTGASFQKAQEEFTTGVFSSQAVRNAAAGAARSTMQP; encoded by the exons ATGGCTGAGCGGGACCTGAACCCGTTCGTGGAGCCTGAGGGTATGGAAAACCCGTtccag GATCCTTCAGTGATGGAACAGAAGCCGAGTTCACAGTATGCCACACTGGATGTTTACAATCCTTTTGATagtcaaggggaaaggagagACATGCAG CAACCTCCACCACCTTACCAGCCACCGACTAACATGCCTCAGCCACCTACTGAAACTGTGCAGCCCCCCAGGAAACCCAGTGCCAATGAGCCCAAGAACTATGGCTCCTATGGAAGTCAG GAGGCCACAGCTGCTGCCACGGCAGATTTATTACGGAAGCAGGAAGAGCTTAATAGGAAAGCAGCGGAACTGGACAGGAGGGAGCGGGAGCTCCAGAGCGCCACACTCGGAAATGCTGCAG TTCGGCAGAATAATTGGCCTCCATTGCCATCCTTCTGTCCTATTCAGCCCTGCTTTTACCAGGACATTTCAGTGGAGATCCCACAAGAATTCCAGAAAACGGTTTTCACAATGTACTATCTGTGGACAT TCAGTGCAGCCACCCTCTTCCTGAACTTCCTCGCCTCTCTGGCCTGGTTCTGTGTGGACAGCTCTATGGGCTCTAGCTTCGGCCTCTCCATCCTCTGGGCACTCCTCTTCACCCCTTGCTCCTTTGTCTGTTGGTACAGGCCACTGTACAAAGCTGTTAG GAGTGACAGTTCCTTCAACTTCTTTGTATTCTTTTTTATCTTCTTCGTTCAGGACATAATTTATGTGCTTCAGACCATTGGGATCCCAGGCTGGGGCTTCAG TGGCTGGATAGCAAGTCTCGCCGCCATCAAGAAGAACCTGGCTGTAGCTATTATTATGATGATTGTGGCTTTGTTTTTCACAGCCACTTCAGTCCTAGGCATTGTCATGCTGAAGAGA ATCCATTCTATGTACCGCCGGACGGGCGCCAGCTTCCAGAAAGCACAGGAGGAGTTTACCACGGGAGTGTTCTCCAGTCAGGCTGTGCGGAATGCGGCAGCAGGAGCCGCCCGCAGTACAATGCAGCCATAG